In Fusarium oxysporum Fo47 chromosome XI, complete sequence, the following are encoded in one genomic region:
- a CDS encoding Alpha/Beta hydrolase protein gives MGSLTINSIQVPPAQGQTHSHTVVFLHGRGDSAANFCSSLQYSRDSQGRTLADAFPSFRWVFPQAPKRKCASSPDVWNQWFDVWNVRNLAENEDLQAQGLKEVVPKIRDILASEAKDLNGRWDKVILMGISMGSATSLHTLFNLDIPTPDKRLGAFIGFSGRCPFAGRALDEMRKTLQVGSSPTHSDVIKNTPMLLEHCVDDPLVLVDWGRRQYEVLKGFGANVTWREYGSGGHWFNSPQGMDDAIDFLKAVL, from the coding sequence ATGGGCTCTCTTACTATTAACAGCATCCAAGTGCCCCCAGCCCAAGGCCAAACGCACTCTCACACCGTCGTCTTCCTCCACGGTCGCGGAGATAGCGCTGCCAACTTCTGCAGCTCGCTCCAATACTCGCGCGACTCTCAAGGCCGCACCCTTGCCGACGCTTTTCCCTCTTTTCGATGGGTGTTCCCTCAAGCACCTAAAAGAAAATGCGCCAGTTCACCCGACGTATGGAACCAATGGTTCGATGTCTGGAACGTGAGGAATTTGGCGGAAAATGAAGATCTCCAGGCACAAGGACTCAAAGAAGTCGTGCCCAAGATTCGCGATATTCTGGCCAGTGAAGCAAAGGACTTGAACGGGAGGTGGGACAAAGTCATTTTAATGGGCATCAGCATGGGCTCTGCGACAAGCCTGCACACATTATTCAACCTCGACATCCCGACCCCAGACAAACGACTGGGCGCCTTTATTGGCTTCAGCGGGCGTTGTCCGTTTGCCGGGCGAGCACTTGATGAGATGCGTAAGACACTTCAAGTCGGTTCGTCCCCAACGCACAGTGACGTTATCAAAAATACGCCTATGCTCTTGGAACATTGCGTCGACGATCCGTTGGTATTGGTTGATTGGGGCAGGAGGCAGTATGAGGTATTGAAAGGGTTTGGAGCGAATGTGACTTGGAGGGAGTATGGGAGTGGAGGACACTGGTTTAACTCACCCCAAGGCATGGATGATGCGATAGACTTTTTGAAGGCTGTACTTTAG
- a CDS encoding uncharacterized protein (uncharacterized conserved protein-domain containing protein), whose translation MERHDMLYSDVESASSSTYQHSQTDISVISASTAPSTVVPDEGIISRTYDAAKTVSHIKCPHRLRRELQRNSPNNTAAKAAFKHDYQSYAQTSHMGILDPAYKVFVSKKGYGSLIYKLHARTVVVAGDPLCSEFHRKALFSELRRYRWARGLSLAFVGISEEFAKYAHQQGWATMHFGHEAVLNPLTNKVLRKQAGKRMIAQNKQLLDPKRGGMSMSFYSPAVNETDPELERQLQDLYDDWREDRNRKHGDGSQAFVTVYNLFSLPESTIFLYTSDRDGKINGLATLRELGAERGYHLDPCIASQDAPRGISDLLIVTAMELLKASDVGYMSLGIEPLGEVQEVTGSSKLVSRLWKDGYNQMIQSVPVTGKAAYFKKFCPDESLTSKLFICIPSKGIPVRRSIALLQFANMNPGQLFTQIHLGDRHKEKQTPQS comes from the coding sequence ATGGAGAGACACGACATGCTGTACTCCGATGTAGAGTCcgcatcatcgtcaacataCCAACACTCTCAAACAGACATCTCTGTTATATCAGCATCTACAGCTCCATCGACTGTCGTTCCCGACGAGGGTATCATCTCAAGGACCTATGACGCCGCCAAGACCGTATCGCACATAAAATGCCCTCACCGATTACGAAGAGAGCTCCAAAGGAACAGTCCTAACAACACGGCCGCAAAGGCAGCATTCAAACACGATTACCAATCCTACGCGCAAACCTCTCATATGGGTATCCTTGACCCAGCATACAAAGTTTTTGTTAGCAAGAAAGGTTATGGATCGTTGATCTACAAGCTTCACGCCAGGACCGTTGTCGTTGCTGGTGATCCACTATGCTCAGAGTTCCATCGCAAAGCACTCTTCAGTGAGCTACGCCGTTACCGCTGGGCTCGCGGCCTATCACTTGCATTTGTCGGGATTAGTGAGGAATTTGCCAAGTATGCCCATCAACAAGGCTGGGCGACAATGCATTTTGGCCATGAAGCCGTTCTCAACCCCCTTACAAACAAGGTTCTTCGAAAGCAGGCAGGCAAACGAATGATCGCTCAGAACAAACAGCTTCTCGATCCAAAGCGTGGAGGTATGTCAATGAGCTTCTACAGTCCTGCTGTCAATGAGACAGATCCAGAGCTGGAGCGCCAGCTGCAGGATCTTTACGATGATTGGAGGGAAGACCGAAACCGCAAGCATGGAGACGGCTCACAGGCTTTCGTCACTGTCTACAACCTCTTTTCGCTCCCTGAATCAACAATTTTCTTATACACTTCCGACCGCGACGGCAAGATCAACGGGCTTGCGACACTACGAGAACTCGGCGCTGAAAGAGGATATCACCTCGACCCTTGCATTGCATCCCAAGATGCACCACGGGGCATTTCAGATCTTCTTATTGTTACTGCCATGGAGCTGCTGAAAGCTTCCGACGTGGGCTACATGAGTCTTGGCATCGAGCCCCTCGGTGAGGTTCAAGAGGTTACCGGGTCATCGAAACTTGTGTCACGGCTCTGGAAAGACGGCTACAACCAAATGATTCAGTCGGTGCCTGTGACAGGCAAAGCAGCATACTTCAAGAAGTTCTGCCCGGACGAGTCGCTCACATCGAAACTCTTTATTTGCATACCTAGCAAAGGCATCCCGGTTCGAAGATCAATCGCGCTACTGCAATTCGCGAACATGAACCCCGGGCAGCTATTTACTCAAATTCACTTGGGAGATCGGCACAAGGAAAAGCAAACACCACAATCATGA
- a CDS encoding uncharacterized protein (expressed protein) translates to MSQNNEKNVESGKEPSQHSKLTRNTDWLCLRNIIIWQVLTMINMGLVLCDWNGWKKERYSAKGRIIFGALQTILLSIVLIQTSLRKQRVIDRKA, encoded by the exons ATGTCTCAAAACAACGAGAAAAATGTTGAGTCAGGTAAAG AACCATCACAGCACTCAAAACTCACTCGGAACACAGACTGGCTATGTTTACGAAACATCATCATATGGCAAGTCCTTACCATGATAAACATGGGACTAGTCTTGTGTGACTGGAATGGTTGGAAGAAAGAGCGGTACTCGGCGAAAGGACGAATAATATTTGGAGCGCTACAGACTATTCTCCTGAGTATTGTCTTGATCCAAACTTCCCTGCGAAAGCAACGAGTGATTGATCGTAAAGCTTAG
- a CDS encoding major facilitator superfamily domain-containing protein: MPRKVAPAPPEFTTPPGTVRLIGEDGLAETPQLVKQPMPTDDPNDPLNWSRARKSMNFVPILAVTAIIFTQTSLPLIFWVLWNQEFGWSYGQLNNANALNYVGTTVGCILFIPPAVKYGRRSMYLLTTAIIFAMAIWSARMKTLTELYVSQLIFGLASATNESIVEMTIADLYFVHQRGSANGLYMVMVMIGSFLSPVIAGYMAADGNWRRCYWITTAVDGALLLYFCFFFEESKYIPRLEAQQLSSEVPTPIPATKKDNISEIQSGEMSTCITLETSNAPLHRINSDIPLLTWRQRMRLVTKTDESLLGVVRTAVVILFRFPAVMYTALTYAFCLCWISAQASIISIVFTQPPYNFGTVGVGNMSLGVFIGCILGSAYGAISDRAILWFTRKNYGYYEPEMRLQLNHFPAVCMSGGFIMFGITTAKGMHWIYPSIGSAIFGFGLGGLSDVALCVTIDSYQAITGEAFIGVAFMRNAFSIAISFALVPWLDAQGLQNMTIVMGLWALAMAFLHVPMMIWGKRIREKTEASYKRMATGTRV, translated from the exons ATGCCCAGAAAAGTAGCACCAGCTCCTCCAGAGTTCACGACACCGCCGGGTACGGTCCGGCTCATTGGTG AGGATGGTCTTGCCGAAACGCCTCAATTGGTGAAGCAACCGATGCCGACTGACGACCCCAACGATCCTTTG AACTGGTCGCGTGCTCGCAAGTCTATGAACTTTGTTCCCATTCTCGCAGTCACGGCCATCATCTTTACCCA GACTTCCTTGCCGCTTATCTTCTGGGTCCTCTGGAATCAGGAATTTGGATGGTCTTACGGTCAACTCAACAACGCGAACGCCCTCAACTATGTCGGAACCACTGTTGGTTGTATCCTATTCATTCCTCCGGCGGTGAAGTATGGCCGTCGGTCGATGTACCTGCTTACAACAGCCATCATCTTTGCCATGGCCATCTGGTCGGCGCGCATGAAGACCCTGACAGAATTATACGTATCACAGTTGATCTTTGGACTCGCTAGTGCGACCAACGAGAGCATTGTCGAGATGACG ATTGCCGATTTGTATTTCGTCCATCAACGTGGTAGTGCAAATGGTCTATATATGGTGATGGTCATGATTGGT AGCTTTCTGAGCCCCGTAATTGCAGGATACATGGCCGCGGATGGAAACTGGAGGCGCTGCTATTGGATCACCACCGCAGTTGACGGCGCTCTTTTACTCtacttctgtttcttcttcgagGAGAGCAAGTACATACCGCGTCTAGAAGCTCAGCAACTGTCCTCCGAGGTCCCAACTCCTATCCCAGCCACGAAGAAGGACAACATCTCGGAAATACAGAGTGGCGAGATGAGCACATGTATCACACTGGAAACATCGAATGCCCCATTACATCGGATCAACTCGGATATACCGCTTCTCACATGGCGTCAACGCATGCGACTGGTCACAAAAACCGACGAAAGCTTACTTGGCGTTGTACGGACCGCTGTCGTTATCTTGTTCCGCTTCCCAGCCGTCATGTACACAGCCCTTACGTATGCCTTTTGCCTCTGTTGGATCTCCGCTCAAGCGTCAATTATCTCTATTGTTTTCACACAGCCACCGTACAATTTCGGTACCGTTGGGGTTGGGAATATGAGCCTAGGAGTATTTATTGGCTGTATTTTGGGCTCAGCCTACGGTGCAATTTCCGATCGAGCTATTCTTTGGTTCACACGAAAGAACTACGGGTATTACGAACCGGAAATGCGACTTCAGCTGAACCACTTCCCAGCAGTTTGTATGAGCGGTGGTTTTATCATGTTCGGTATCACTACAGCAAAG GGCATGCATTGGATATACCCCAGCATTGGTAGCGCCATCTTCGGTTTCGGCCTTGGTGGTTTGAGTGATGTTGCGCTTTGCGTGACCATCGACAGCTATCAAGCG ATCACCGGAGAAGCATTTATCGGGGTCGCCTTTATGCGCAATGCCTTCAGCATTGCCATTTCGTTCGCCCTTGTTCCATGGCTTGATGCTCAAGGCCTGCAGAATATGACGATTGTCATGGGGTTATGGGCATTGGCTATGGCATTTCTTCATGTTCCAATGATGATCTGGGGAAAGAGGATCCGTGAGAAGACTGAGGCGAGTTACAAGAGGATGGCAACAGGAACGAGGGTGTAA
- a CDS encoding uncharacterized protein (of unknown function-domain containing protein): MSQPSQSIPHPSPGNQFYPDMPAMRAPGLEFVYRLVAKMHPTNGYDIENIQGTGITRSIAGIESGTVKGPGIEGTLVENSGADWAEQVHSKKIYYKLDARYTIKTNDGHHIFVQARGLFRPGPGIEFSQPDSIDVDYTQDEVEYFTHITFEAAGNSPYNWMNGIVAIGALQSFGGAAVIDCWRLTNFLGQKVEDVYVGR; encoded by the exons ATGTCGCAGCCATCTCAATCTATCCCCCACCCGAGCCCCGGTAACCAGTTTTACCCCGACATGCCAGCAATGAGGGCTCCAGGGTTGGAGTTTGTGTATCGCCTTGTTGCCAAGATGCATCCAACAAATGGCTACGATATCGAAAACATACAAGGCACAGGTATCACGAGGTCAATTGCAGGTATTGAGTCTGGTACTGTAAAAGGACCAGGTATAGAGGGAACCCTTGTCGAGAACAGTGGTGCTGATTGGGCAGAACAAGTTCATTCCAAGAAG ATTTACTACAAGCTAGATGCGAGGTACACGATTAAAACAAATGACGGGCATCATATCTTTGTACAGGCTCGAGGGCTGTTCCGACCTGGGCCGGGTATCGAGTTCTCCCAACCAGACTCAATTGACGTGGATTACACGCAGGATGAGGTGGAATACTTTACTCATATCACTTTTGAAGCAGCAGGAAATAGCCCGTACAATTGGATGAATGGTATCGTGGCCATCGGAGCTTTGCAGTCATTTGGAGGGGCTGCTGTGATAGATTGCTGGCGATTGACCAACTTTCTTGGACagaaggttgaagatgttTACGTAGGCAGATAA
- a CDS encoding Alpha/Beta hydrolase protein, which translates to MPASKTPIGTTELSVQGLGVVKGLSFPNNIHQFSGIPYASLSKRWTRSQLRTSWPDDFHDGTKLGPSAPNPPEYNTPEDILIPVDIAPHFEEPIEDELNCLVMNITTPTLGSDSGAKLPVMVYIHGGSFLFGGANKGVFDCVNLTTFAAARNTPVVTVNLNYRVGLGGFLASAAIKQDIERDGLEGVGNFGLYDQQVALHWVNRYIASFGGDPDNVTIYGESAGGMSVSHHIAAKNPAPFHRAIAMSGHLNTVQTWPLEHHEKHYRALLRYLGIDAGAPSALDQLRNVPEAVVAAATIPVEGLLNATGNPCDDGVFHKTKPTANGITSPPAWLKSYMVGDTTDEAMIFTEDLAEETFDSWKTGMNKFLSEKATDEILDLYGVTPDLSKEELLKALEDMTGDSVFKIHNWIAVHRSDIPQTFGYHFDQVCTHDSMYKGQAYHALDLLYVFLNFDERLTPGQQKLARTMAGSFIDYSYGKDPWPRVADGDQWMRFGPDETSKVVTEAEDENVRKYSRMQKILDMGVLEELILAIDNLAYLVSLVRISRPNQ; encoded by the exons ATGCCTGCCAGCAAAACTCCGATCGGCACTACAGAGCTTAGCGTTCAGGGGCTTGGTGTTGTGAAGGGCCTGAGCTTCCCTAACAACATCCACCAATTCAGTGGCATTCCTTACGCATCGCTCTCCAAGCGTTGGACACGCTCACAACTCAGGACTTCGTGGCCTGACGATTTTCACGATGGGACAAAGCTGGG ACCCAGCGCACCAAACCCGCCGGAGTACAATACACCTGAAGATATCCTTATCCCAGTTGACATTGCGCCCCATTTTGAAGAGCCAATTGAAGATGAACTCAATTGCCTTGTCATGAACATCacaacaccaacactggGCTCTGACTCTGGTGCGAAATTGCCCGTTATGGTGTATATCCATGGCggatcttttctttttggcgGTGCCAATAAGGGCGTCTTCGATTGCGTCAACTTGACGACCTTTGCTGCAGCCCGCAACACTCCAGTTGTCACAGTCAACCTCAACTATCGTGTCGGCCTCGGTGGCTTTCTCGCATCGGCCGCAATCAAGCAAGATATAGAGCGCGATGGTCTTGAAGGCGTAGGGAACTTTGGTCTTTACGATCAGCAGGTTGCTTTGCATTGGGTGAATCGATACATAGCCTCTTTTGGCGGTGATCCCGACAACGTCACTATCTACGGCGAATCTGCTGGAGGGATGAGCGTGTCTCACCACATCGCTGCTAAGAATCCGGCGCCCTTCCATCGCGCCATCGCCATGTCTGGTCATTTGAACACCGTCCAGACTTGGCCATTGGAGCACCACGAAAAGCATTACCGCGCTTTGTTGAGATACCTTGGTATTGATGCGGGCGCACCTTCTGCTCTCGATCAGCTTCGAAACGTCCCTGAGGCTGTCGTCGCTGCTGCAACGATCCCAGTGGAGGGCCTCCTCAACGCCACGGGCAATCCATGCGACGATGGTGTTTTCCACAAGACGAAACCTACCGCCAACGGTATCACTTCACCTCCGGCGTGGCTTAAGAGCTACATGGTTGGAGATACCACTGACGAGGCGATGATTTTCACTGAGGATCTTGCTGAGGAGACCTTTGACTCTTGGAAAACTGGCATGAATAAGTTCTTGAGTGAAAAGGCTACtgatgagatccttgatCTCTATGGCGTCACTCCTGATCTCTCGAAAGAGGAGCTTCTGAAAGCCCTCGAAGACATGACAGGCGATTCAGTCTTCAAAATCCACAACTGGATCGCTGTTCACCGTTCAGATATTCCGCAAACCTTTGGTTATCACTTCGACCAGGTGTGCACTCATGATAGCATGTACAAGGGTCAAGCCTACCACGCACTCGATCTACTATATGTCTTTCTCAATTTCGACGAGAGACTGACTCCAGGCCAGCAAAAGCTTGCAAGAACTATGGCTGGTAGCTTTATCGATTACTCCTACGGCAAAGATCCATGGCCTCGAGTCGCCGATGGTGATCAATGGATGAGGTTTGGACCAGACGAGACTAGCAAAGTCGTTACggaagctgaggatgagaatgtgCGAAAGTATTCTCGTATGCAGAAGATTCTTGATATGGGTGTGCTGGAAGAGCTCATACTGGCTATTGACAATCTTGCCT ACCTCGTCAGTTTAGTGAGGATATCAAGGCCGAACCAGTAG
- a CDS encoding FAD dependent oxidoreductase-domain-containing protein, translating to MTGNGFIQDVVKLITVQSGLPSTNPTAPTWQTPPHPDVANAQSHALPSETDIVIIGSGITGIGAAHSLLNHPKGTGLRVTMLEARTAVSGATGRNGGHLVSDSDSLFPALVDTIGVERAIETVRFSEANIRRLKELIVQLNPEDREAVEFREVTSATSYTDQTSFRGAIEEVKQLLKAVPDIAQTGVAALWPYRLLTAVLASIREEFSGRFTLETMTPVLSVQFQDDAMKYPYLVRTSRGSIRAKNIIHCTNGYSSNLIPGLVGNLYPLRGTMSTQNLGPAFPRAGHEMSWSQVSLGTYDAKTGHIHLGLYYAQQNAKTGVMFLGGESQSLRGLLTSDDSNVADDARQTLTSAAPKIWKDAAPAKASNVWSGIMGFTADGMPIVGKLPHNLTGRSGSGEWIAAGFNGHGMDKCWLTGEAIARMVLGETDLPGFPKAYLLSDDRMKSWSPEGAAETLMDHIMVGSQAPTSHL from the exons ATGACTGGAAACG GATTCATCCAAGATGTCGTGAAGCTCATCACCGTTCAGTCGGGGCTACCGAGTACAAACCCAACGGCACCGACCTGGCAGACTCCACCGCATCCAGACGTAGCAAACGCACAGTCCCATGCCTTGCCCTCAGAAACCGATATCGTCATCATTGGTTCTGGAATCACCGGTATCGGCGCCGCACACAGTCTCTTGAACCATCCGAAAGGAACTGGTCTCAGGGTGACTATGCTTGAGGCCCGCACGGCCGTAAGCGGAGCGACTGGGCGAAATGGAGGACATCTTGTCTCTGACAGCGATTCTTTGTTTCCAGCTCTTGTCGACACAATTGGCGTTGAGCGTGCGATAGAGACTGTGCGGTTTAGCGAGGCGAACATCCGTCGCCTAAAAGAGCTTATCGTCCAGTTGAATCCGGAGGATAGAGAGGCTGTGGAATTTCGCGAGGTGACATCAGCAACATCGTATACTGATCAAACTTCATTTCGAGGCGCTATTGAAGAAGTCAAGCAACTACTCAAAGCGGTGCCTGATA TTGCACAAACAGGAGTCGCAGCCTTGTGGCCATATCGGCTTCTGACTGCAGTTTTAGCGTCTATAAGAGAAGAGTTCTCAGGCCGCTTCACCCTCGAGACGATGACGCCCGTTCTCTCGGTACAGTTCCAGGACGATGCGATGAAGTACCCATACCTAGTGCGTACATCAAGAGGATCCATTCGAGCTAAAAACATCATTCATTGCACTAATGGCTACTCAAGCAATCTGATTCCTGGCCTCGTTGGCAATCTATATCCACTACGCGGGACTATGTCTACGCAAAACCTTGGGCCAGCCTTTCCACGAGCTGGTCACGAGATGTCTTGGTCCCAGGTTTCTCTTGGCACATACGACGCAAAGACTGGACACATTCATTTGGGCTTATACTACGCTCAACAGAATGCAAAGACCGGGGTTATGTTCCTCGGTGGCGAGTCCCAGAGCCTTCGTGGTCTTCTCACAAGCGATGACTCGAATGTTGCAGATGATGCTCGCCAAACCCTAACTTCTGCAGCCCCAAAGATCTGGAAGGATGCAGCTCCCGCAAAGGCAAGTAATGTCTGGTCCGGAATAATGGGCTTCACGGCAGATGGTATGCCGATTGTGGGAAAGCTTCCGCATAATCTCACGGGACGAAGTGGAAGTGGAGAGTGGATTGCTGCGGGGTTTAATGGGCATGGGATGGATAAGTGCTGGCTTACTGGCGAAGCTATCGCAAGGATGGTGCTTGGGGAGACAGATCTACCTGGATTTCCCAAGGCATACCTGTTGAGTGACGATCGGATGAAGAGTTGGTCACCTGAGGGAGCTGCTGAAACTCTGATGGATCATATCATGGTGGGAAGCCAGGCTCCGACAAGCCATCTTTAG
- a CDS encoding peptidase S8/S53 domain-containing protein, with protein MVNFKNIALAVSVLLGCGLAAPAPAAPAAEAGAIIPGSYIITLKPEVDAVMAKTHLKWVKGVHKRSLTKRETEVGVEKTYDSKSGFQGYAGSFDTETIKEIKKSPDVLAVEPNRVWKLNRIKSKRSLEKRDEITQKKSTWGLGTISHRKKGYKEYIYDDYAGTDMYAYVIDGGVRVTHNEFGGRAKAAWTNWKGNNKDDDGHGTHVAGTIAGKTYGVAKKANILALKVFNGDESDTSIVLDAFNWAVNDIIKKDRTWRAVINMSLGGEKSTAFNKAVDTASKKGVVTVVASGNDAIDAAKESPGSASTAITVGAIDSNWAVADFSNWGKTVDILAPGVGITSAGHKSNTYTFTEDGTSMAAPHVAGLVLYAMSVEEVEGVADITAWLKELATPKKISGNLRGAPNLIANNGNGVQ; from the exons atggtgAATTTCAAGAATATCGCCCTTGCAGTAAGCGTCCTTCTTGGATGCGGACTTGCTGCCCCTGCACCTGCTGCCCCAGCTGCTGAGGCCGGCGCTATCATCCCAGGCAGTTACATCATCACCTTGAAGCCTGAGGTCGATGCTGTCATGGCCAAGACCCATTTAAAATGGGTCAAAGGCGTTCACAAGAGAAGTCTCACCAAGCGCGAGACCGAAGTTGGTGTCGAAAAGACTTATGACAGCAAGTCTGGCTTCCAGGGATATGCTGGATCATTCGACACAGAGAcgatcaaggagatcaagaagagccCAGAT GTCCTGGCTGTTGAGCCCAACCGTGTATGGAAGCTCAATCGCATCAAGAGCAAGCGAAGCctcgagaagagagatgagaTCACGCAAAAGAAGTCCACCTGGGGTCTCGGCACGATTTCTCATCGCAAGAAGGGTTACAAGGAGTACATCTATGATGACTACGCTGGCACTGACATGTATGCCTATGTCATTGACGGCGGTGTCAGAGTGACTCACAATGAGTTCGGTGGCCGTGCAAAGGCTGCCTGGACCAACTGGAAGGGCAACAACAAGGACGATGACGGCCACGGAACCCACGTTGCTGGTACCATTGCTGGTAAGACCTATGGCGTTGCAAAAAAGGCCAATATCCTCGCCCTCAAGGTCTTCAACGGCGATGAATCTGACACATCTATCGTCCTTGACGCTTTTAACTGGGCCGTCaacgatatcatcaagaaagaTCGCACATGGAGAGCCGTTATCAACATGTCTCTCGGCGGCGAAAAGTCCACCGCCTTCAACAAAGCTGTTGACACTGCATCCAAGAAGGGTGTCGTCACAGTTGTCGCATCCGGTAACGATGCTATAGATGCCGCTAAGGAGTCGCCTGGTTCTGCCTCGACCGCAATCACTGTTGGGGCAATTGACTCCAACTGGGCTGTCGCTGACTTCTCCAACTGGGGAAAGACTGTTGATATTCTGGCCCCTGGCGTAGGTATTACTTCTGCTGGTCACAAGTCCAACACATACACATTTACTGAGGATGGAACTTCAATGGCCGCTCCTCATGTTGCTGGATTGGTCTTGTATGCGATGAGTGTGGAGGAGGTCGAGGGAGTTGCCGATATTACGGCGTGGCTAAAGGAACTGGCGACTCCCAAGAAGATTTCTGGAAACCTTCGTGGAGCGCCTAATCTGATTGCAAATAACGGTAATGGGGTTCAGTAG
- a CDS encoding S-adenosyl-L-methionine-dependent methyltransferase: protein MASEPTETPGLTLPPAPTPAWEVLQNLQQGQENQDPEHDDAETDEGFDGHSDSDLDSALGSNVADSTYSLSSSIFEYRTLHGRTYHSDRGTAQYWASNDDQASQSLDIAHHFTLLLLENKLHLAPLKPDIQRVLDIGTGTAIWAIDFADEHPHVEVVGTEISPIQPTWMPSNLQLEIEDCNDTWTFRPDSFDFVHMRFMLGSITDWTATFREAFTACAPGGWVESYEVSSTMESDDNSIPDGSAMKRWGEVFEEGGQRAGRSFAMIREDVQRKSMEEAGFVNIHVVDLKVTSYSMSIFWISLTVSQQAPMGGWHTEERLKQVGHYMQAALERDYEGYLLFLACELLGWTEDQVRALCTQLRREIRSGQHHPYFRQRIVYGQKPEV from the exons ATGGCTAGCGAACCTACAGAAACGCCTGGGCTGACTCTGCCGCCCGCTCCAACGCCCGCTTGGGAGGTCTTACAGAACCTCCAGCAGGGCCAAGAG AATCAAGATCCAGAGCATGATGATGCCGAAACTGACGAGGGCTTTGATGGCCACAGTGATTCAGACCTGGACTCTGCTCTGGGATCCAACGTGGCGGACTCGACCTattccttgagctcaagtATTTTCGAGTACCGAACCCTGCATGGCAGGACCTATCATTCAGATAGAGGTACAGCCCAGTATTG GGCATCCAATGATGATCAGGCCAGCCAATCTCTGGACATTGC ACATCATTTTACTCTACTTCTGCTGGAAAATAAACTACATCTGGCACCTCTCAAGCCTGATATCCAG AGGGTGCTTGATATTGGGACGGGAACAG CTATCTGGGCCAT TGACTTTGCCGACGAACATCCTCATGTCGAGGTCGTGGGCACTGAGATCAGCCCTATTCAGCCAACCTGGATGCCATCAAATCTACAGCT CGAAATCGAGGACTGCAACGACACCTGGACCTTCCGGCCCGACTCCTTTGACTTCGTCCATATGAGATTCATGCTGGGAAGCATTACAGACTGGACTGCCACTTTCCGCGAAGCGTTCACAGCTTGTGCCCCGGGCGGCTGGGTCGAAAGCTACGAAGTCTCATCTACTATGGAAAGTGACGACAATTCTATTCCAGATGGAAGCGCTATGAAACGCTGGGGTGAAGTATTCGAAGAAGGCGGCCAACGTGCAGGAAGAAGCTTTGCTATGATCCGAGAAGATGTGCAGAGGAAGTCGATGGAAGAAGCGGGATTTGTCAACATCCACGTCGTCGACCTCAAGGTAACTTCATACTCCATGTCAATTTTCTGGATCAGCCTAACAGTTTCGCAACAGGCACCAATGGGAGGCTGGCATACAGAAGAACGACTCAAGCAGGTTGGACATTATATGCAGGCAGCTCTGGAGCGAGATTATGAGGGGTATCTTCTGTTCCTGGCGTGCGAGCTTTTGGGATGGACTGAGGATCAGGTCAGAGCTCTGTGCACTCAGCTCCGACGAGAGATCCGATCAGGTCAACATCATCCGTATTTCAGACAAAGGATTGTG